A stretch of Equus caballus isolate H_3958 breed thoroughbred chromosome 11, TB-T2T, whole genome shotgun sequence DNA encodes these proteins:
- the EPN2 gene encoding epsin-2 isoform X5, with product MLAGVWVSNGARRGGGSAGSGRSRLPSATGGRSRAPAPARRSGATSPRVSSELEQARPQTSGEEELQLQLALAMSREVAEQEERLRRGDDLRLQMALEESRRDTVKVPKKKEHGSHPQQTTLLDLMDALPSSGPAAPKAEPWGPSASAKQPNPWGGPVAPASTSDPWPSYGAKPAASVDPWGVPTGTSTHSIAKSSDPWAAPQQPASSAGKTADAWAAASTAKPVSTSGAFDLFSNLNGTIKDDFSEFDNLRTSKKTAEAVASPPSQNNGTASPDPFESQPLTVASSKPSSTRKTPESFLGPNAALVNLDSLVTRPAVPAQSLNPFLAPGAAAASAPVNPFQVNQPQPPTLNQLRGSPVLGSSTSFGPGPGVEPMAMASVTSTASHPALGASSSSLTPLGPTTMNMVGSVGIPPSAAQASGTTNPFLL from the exons CCACTTCTCCACGGGTGTCCTCCGAGCTGGAGCAGGCCAGGCCCCAGACCAGCGGCGAGGAGGAACTGCAGCTGCAGCTGGCGCTCGCCATGAGCAGAGAGGTGGCTGAGCAG GAAGAACGCCTCAGGCGGGGTGATGACCTCAGATTACAGATGGCCCTAGAAGAAAGCCGAAGAGACACAGTTAAagttccaaaaaagaaagag CACGGCTCCCACCCACAACAGACCACGCTATTGGATCTAATGGATGCCCTTCCCAGCTCAGGCCCTGCTGCCCCGAAAGCAGAGCCCTGGGGCCCATCAGCTTCAGCTAAACAGCCCAACCCCTGGGGCGGGCCAGTGGCCCCAGCCAGCACATCGGACCCCTGGCCATCATACG GTGCCAAGCCAGCTGCCTCTGTCGACCCGTGGGGAGTGCCCACTGGGACCAGCACACACTCCATCGCCAAGAGCTCAGACCCCTGGGCAGCCCCGCAGCAGCCTGCCTCCAGTGCTGGGAAAACAGCCGACGCCTGGGCTGCAGCCTCCACTGCCAAGCCTGTGTCCACCTCTG GGGCCTTTGATCTCTTCAGTAATTTGAATGGTACAATTAAAGATGACTTTTCTGAATTCGACAACCTCCGAACTTCAAAAAAAACAG CCGAGGCGGTGGCCTCTCCGCCATCCCAAAACAATGGAACTGCAAGCCCTGACCCCTTTGAGTCTCAGCCCCTGACCGTCGCCTCGAGCAAGCCCAGCAGCACCCGGAAAACACCCGAGTCCTTCCTGGGCCCCAACGCAGCCCTGGTGAACCTGGACTCACTGGTGACCAGGCCAGCCGTGCCAGCCCAGTCCCTCAACCCTTTCCTGGCACCAG GTGCGGCTGCAGCTTCGGCCCCTGTCAACCCCTTCCAGGTGAACCAGCCCCAGCCACCAACGCTGAACCAGCTGCGGGGGAGCCCAGTCCTGGGGTCCAGCACGTCCTTCGGGCCTGGCCCAGGTGTGGAGCCCATGGCTATGGCCTCTGTGACCTCCACGGCCTCACACCCAGCTCTGGGAGCCAGCAGCTCCTCCCTGACGCCACTGGGCCCCACCACAATGAACATGGTGGGCAGTGTGGGCATCCCCCCGTCGGCAGCTCAGGCCAGTGGCACAACCAACCCTTTCCTTCTCTAG